One Ardenticatenales bacterium genomic region harbors:
- a CDS encoding 4Fe-4S dicluster domain-containing protein has product MSLFSRFLAKEPTADEITVVPLGRVQADGSRCIQCGVCGYNCPVGIDVRSYARQGLAVEDHTCITCGQCIQVCPRGTLRWEKAVIDEA; this is encoded by the coding sequence ATGTCCTTGTTTTCCCGATTTCTCGCTAAAGAACCGACAGCCGATGAAATTACCGTCGTTCCGCTAGGGCGTGTGCAGGCGGACGGCAGCCGCTGCATTCAGTGTGGCGTTTGCGGCTACAACTGTCCTGTCGGCATTGATGTCCGCAGCTATGCCCGTCAGGGTTTGGCCGTGGAGGATCATACTTGTATTACCTGCGGCCAATGTATTCAAGTTTGCCCACGTGGTACGCTGCGCTGGGAAAAGGCTGTGATTGATGAAGCATAA
- a CDS encoding FAD-dependent oxidoreductase, translating into MKHNGSHANDHGAPGGSSAPLHYVIVGNGAAGASAAETIRAHDAHSRITILTAEPSLMYSRPGLAYVATGEIPPRQVIARRAEWYEQLRLGLVYDAAERLDVVAQRVYLSNGDSLPYDKLLIATGARAAAPPYPDATLKGVVYLDTLEGTKELLRQARRGRKGVVIGGGITALEMVEGFLHRNVETHYFVRGDQLWGRVFNDTESALLEASMKAHGVHIHYRTEAEEILPTRWGHKVRAARLKGGGAFSCQLFGVAIGVTPSLELVRGTPLKLDRGILVNEYLETSVPHVFAAGDCAQVYDPWTRRHMLDVLWPSAVAEGQAAAMNMMGRRQPYEKGTPFNVCKLFGLHVTIIGQINPRSVGDEEPEIVQHLSRGASETWFTRPRTHVSAWAQDGPNTLRLVMDEDKLVGAMLIGEQTLADALRLLIQDEVDIFAIRPALQAGGDEMRRALLRFWHAYQRQVG; encoded by the coding sequence ATGAAGCATAACGGTTCTCATGCCAACGATCATGGCGCGCCGGGTGGGTCGTCCGCGCCCCTACATTACGTTATCGTGGGCAATGGGGCCGCCGGCGCATCTGCCGCGGAGACGATCCGCGCCCACGACGCGCACAGTCGTATCACCATCCTCACTGCCGAGCCATCTCTGATGTACTCGCGCCCTGGCCTGGCCTACGTGGCAACGGGAGAGATACCGCCGCGCCAGGTCATTGCCCGCCGCGCCGAATGGTACGAGCAGTTACGTCTAGGCCTGGTTTATGACGCCGCCGAGCGCCTGGATGTGGTAGCGCAGCGCGTTTATCTGTCCAATGGGGATTCCTTGCCCTACGATAAGCTGCTGATTGCCACGGGCGCGCGGGCGGCGGCGCCCCCGTATCCTGACGCCACGTTGAAGGGAGTGGTCTACCTGGATACGCTGGAAGGGACGAAGGAACTGCTGCGCCAGGCGCGGCGTGGGCGCAAAGGCGTAGTCATTGGCGGGGGCATCACGGCTTTGGAAATGGTGGAGGGTTTTCTCCATCGCAATGTGGAAACCCATTATTTCGTGCGGGGCGATCAACTGTGGGGGCGTGTCTTCAATGATACCGAGTCGGCATTGTTGGAAGCCAGCATGAAGGCGCATGGGGTACATATCCATTACCGGACGGAGGCGGAGGAGATTCTGCCGACGCGCTGGGGGCATAAAGTACGGGCGGCGCGGCTGAAGGGGGGCGGTGCGTTTTCCTGCCAGCTTTTTGGTGTGGCGATTGGGGTGACGCCGTCGTTGGAACTGGTTCGGGGGACCCCTTTGAAGCTGGATCGGGGCATTCTGGTGAACGAATACCTGGAAACCAGCGTTCCACATGTTTTTGCCGCGGGTGATTGCGCGCAAGTTTACGATCCGTGGACGCGCCGCCACATGCTGGACGTTCTCTGGCCGAGCGCGGTGGCGGAGGGCCAGGCGGCGGCCATGAACATGATGGGGAGGCGCCAGCCGTATGAAAAGGGGACGCCTTTTAATGTCTGCAAATTGTTCGGGCTGCACGTTACCATTATTGGGCAGATTAATCCGCGCAGCGTGGGGGATGAGGAGCCGGAAATTGTGCAGCATCTTTCTCGTGGCGCATCGGAGACGTGGTTTACGCGGCCGCGCACGCATGTGAGCGCCTGGGCGCAGGATGGTCCGAATACGCTGCGCCTGGTGATGGACGAAGACAAGTTGGTGGGTGCTATGTTGATCGGGGAGCAGACGCTGGCGGATGCGCTTCGTTTGCTGATTCAGGATGAAGTGGATATTTTCGCGATCCGCCCGGCGTTGCAGGCGGGGGGCGATGAGATGCGCCGCGCGTTGTTGCGGTTCTGGCACGCTTATCAGAGACAGGTGGGATGA
- a CDS encoding pentapeptide repeat-containing protein, producing the protein MTIVSVVVFAGIIVGALSWSWAQNTPYNPGDPFYAWQQAAVRLWRGSMGSSRANLGLPVTIEPAAVAAAPTPTTASGGEPTRLPTPSAADILDAAHVVPFPPAAAEQIDHSFFPLAGGHDVADCAACHTQGDYKGTPSACVNCHAPDDPHEGAYGADCAGCHVIDDWQPVSFDHALMGSQDCRVCHTPPANHYTGACRNCHTDTTDFAVFIFSHDNIGLTDCRGCHAPPSGHYAGTCRSCHVSTNDFNVIQFDHTNVTGVDCGACHAPPPNHYTGACRSCHQNAGNFRQVNFSHANVGGTDCGSCHAPPANHYPGECRACHQDTGSFANVNFSHANFAGTDCGSCHAPPANHYPGECQACHQDTGNFGHVNFNHANFAGTDCGSCHAPPANHYPGECRACHQDTRNFTHVNFNHANFAGTDCGACHNPPANHYPGECRACHQDTGNFGHVNFNHANFAGTDCGACHNPPANHYPGECRACHADTGNFHNVNFNHANFPNTDCGACHNPPANHYPGTCRACHQDTSNFHNVIFSHANFTNTDCGACHAPPPNHYAGECRACHTDTGNFNNVNFNHANFPNTDCGACHAPPPNHYGGTCRNCHQDTSNFNNATFDHGTIGNTDCSACHNPPPNHYSGECRACHSDTSDFGNAVFNHGTIGNTDCGACHAPPANHYSGECRACHSDTNDFGNAVFNHGTIGNTDCSACHAPPPNHYGGSCRNCHQDTSNWHNANFDHSGIGDTDCGACHAPPPNHYGGNCRNCHQDTSNWHNANFDHGGIGDTDCSACHAPPPNHYGGSCRNCHQDTSNWHNANFNHGGIGDTDCSACHAPPPNHYGGSCRNCHQNTGNWHDVNFSHNGLTDCQGCHTPPANHFPGQCSNCHNTDTWEGATFNHSFPLNHGGAGGNCGACHPGPPPAYTCFNCHDQQDMINEHAEHGIGDIGNCVGCHPTGDD; encoded by the coding sequence TTGACGATCGTGAGTGTGGTGGTGTTTGCCGGCATTATCGTCGGCGCACTCAGTTGGTCATGGGCACAAAACACGCCCTACAACCCCGGCGACCCCTTCTATGCCTGGCAGCAGGCCGCCGTGCGCCTCTGGCGCGGCTCCATGGGATCCTCGCGGGCCAACCTCGGCCTGCCCGTCACGATTGAACCGGCTGCCGTCGCCGCTGCGCCCACGCCGACGACCGCTTCCGGCGGCGAACCCACCCGCCTGCCTACCCCCTCCGCCGCCGACATTCTTGACGCCGCCCATGTCGTGCCTTTTCCGCCCGCTGCCGCCGAGCAAATTGACCACAGTTTCTTCCCGCTGGCAGGCGGCCATGACGTTGCTGACTGTGCTGCCTGTCATACGCAGGGGGATTACAAGGGAACGCCATCCGCTTGCGTCAACTGCCATGCGCCGGACGACCCACATGAGGGCGCGTATGGCGCGGATTGCGCGGGCTGCCACGTCATTGATGATTGGCAGCCGGTCAGTTTTGATCATGCGCTGATGGGTAGTCAGGATTGCCGCGTTTGCCACACGCCGCCCGCCAATCATTACACCGGCGCGTGCCGCAACTGCCATACGGACACGACGGATTTCGCCGTTTTCATTTTTAGCCATGACAATATCGGGCTGACGGATTGTCGTGGTTGTCATGCGCCGCCGTCTGGGCATTATGCCGGCACTTGCCGCTCCTGCCACGTCAGCACAAACGACTTCAACGTCATCCAATTTGACCACACCAACGTTACCGGCGTGGATTGCGGTGCCTGCCACGCTCCGCCGCCCAACCATTACACCGGCGCGTGCCGCAGTTGCCACCAAAATGCCGGCAACTTCCGCCAGGTAAACTTCAGCCACGCCAACGTTGGCGGGACGGATTGCGGCAGTTGCCATGCGCCGCCCGCCAATCATTATCCGGGCGAATGCCGCGCCTGCCACCAGGACACGGGTAGCTTCGCCAACGTCAATTTCTCCCATGCCAATTTTGCCGGCACCGACTGCGGTTCCTGTCACGCGCCACCCGCCAATCATTACCCTGGCGAATGTCAAGCCTGCCACCAGGATACGGGCAATTTTGGTCACGTGAACTTCAATCATGCCAATTTTGCCGGCACGGACTGTGGTTCCTGCCATGCGCCGCCCGCCAACCATTACCCTGGCGAGTGTCGCGCCTGCCACCAGGATACGCGCAACTTCACGCACGTCAACTTCAATCACGCCAATTTTGCCGGCACGGACTGCGGCGCCTGCCACAATCCTCCCGCCAACCACTATCCGGGCGAATGCCGCGCCTGCCACCAGGACACAGGCAATTTCGGTCATGTGAACTTCAATCATGCCAATTTTGCCGGCACGGACTGCGGCGCCTGCCACAATCCGCCCGCCAACCACTATCCGGGCGAATGTCGCGCCTGCCACGCAGACACCGGCAACTTCCACAACGTCAACTTCAACCACGCCAACTTCCCCAACACCGACTGCGGCGCGTGCCACAATCCCCCCGCAAATCACTATCCTGGCACCTGCCGCGCCTGCCATCAGGACACGAGCAACTTCCACAACGTCATCTTCAGCCACGCCAACTTCACCAACACCGACTGCGGCGCGTGCCACGCCCCACCCCCCAATCATTACGCCGGTGAATGCCGTGCCTGTCACACCGACACCGGCAACTTCAACAACGTCAACTTCAACCACGCCAACTTCCCCAACACCGATTGCGGCGCCTGTCACGCGCCGCCGCCAAACCACTACGGTGGAACCTGCCGTAACTGTCACCAGGACACGAGCAACTTCAACAACGCCACCTTCGACCACGGTACAATTGGCAACACCGATTGCAGCGCCTGCCACAACCCGCCGCCAAACCATTACAGCGGCGAGTGTCGCGCCTGCCATTCAGACACGAGCGACTTCGGCAACGCGGTCTTTAATCATGGCACGATTGGCAACACCGACTGCGGCGCCTGTCACGCGCCGCCCGCCAATCACTACAGCGGCGAGTGTCGCGCCTGCCACTCGGACACGAACGACTTCGGCAATGCAGTCTTTAATCACGGTACGATTGGCAACACCGACTGTAGTGCTTGCCACGCACCGCCGCCGAACCATTACGGTGGAAGCTGCCGCAACTGCCACCAGGACACGAGCAACTGGCACAACGCGAACTTTGACCACAGCGGCATTGGCGACACAGATTGTGGCGCCTGCCACGCGCCGCCACCCAATCACTACGGTGGAAACTGCCGCAACTGTCACCAGGATACGAGCAACTGGCACAACGCGAACTTCGACCACGGTGGCATCGGCGACACGGATTGCAGCGCCTGCCACGCGCCGCCCCCCAATCACTACGGTGGAAGCTGCCGCAATTGCCACCAGGATACGAGCAACTGGCACAACGCGAACTTCAACCACGGCGGCATCGGCGATACGGATTGCAGCGCCTGCCACGCGCCACCGCCGAACCATTACGGCGGAAGCTGCCGCAACTGCCACCAAAACACAGGCAACTGGCACGATGTCAACTTCAGCCACAATGGCTTGACTGACTGCCAGGGCTGCCATACGCCACCGGCCAACCACTTTCCGGGTCAGTGCTCCAATTGCCACAACACGGATACGTGGGAAGGGGCCACATTCAACCACTCCTTCCCGCTCAATCACGGTGGCGCGGGCGGGAACTGTGGCGCCTGCCATCCCGGTCCGCCGCCGGCGTATACGTGTTTCAACTGCCACGATCAGCAGGACATGATTAATGAACATGCGGAGCATGGTATCGGGGATATTGGCAACTGTGTTGGCTGTCACCCCACCGGAGACGATTGA
- a CDS encoding SGNH/GDSL hydrolase family protein, whose translation MHKRVVLVMLWLLAGCLLLARQQVQAQESGTTLETESASFSRTWTIMGDSWGTLLLTPTKNELQQRGLDDDYLVLQTSIPGSTAAMWADNTGGILDVIKQLVAISPPQPVLYISLGGNDLLTGYAGQGEAIYDQIDADLRTIVAEIVAVRGDVRIVFAAYDILKMDKSLFCLVSAQTFLGSFLPWDVNPLFFRIGQIQASIAADYPQVVYANVWGALQGHPGQPNPLIWSPGQYFPGDDLDCVHLNDSGYAVFIDAVFDRLLGPG comes from the coding sequence ATGCACAAACGTGTGGTGTTGGTGATGTTGTGGTTGTTGGCCGGATGCTTATTGCTCGCGCGGCAGCAGGTGCAGGCGCAGGAGAGCGGAACGACGCTGGAGACGGAGAGCGCCAGCTTCAGCCGTACCTGGACCATTATGGGGGATTCGTGGGGGACATTGCTGCTCACGCCCACCAAAAACGAACTACAACAGCGCGGACTGGACGATGACTATTTGGTGTTGCAAACGTCAATTCCTGGCAGCACGGCGGCCATGTGGGCGGACAACACGGGTGGCATCCTGGACGTAATCAAACAGCTTGTGGCGATTTCGCCGCCGCAGCCTGTCCTGTACATTTCACTGGGCGGCAACGACCTGCTCACAGGTTACGCCGGCCAGGGGGAGGCCATCTACGACCAGATTGACGCCGACCTGCGCACGATAGTGGCGGAAATCGTCGCCGTGCGCGGCGATGTGCGCATTGTTTTTGCCGCGTACGACATTTTGAAGATGGACAAGTCGTTGTTCTGCCTGGTTTCGGCACAGACGTTTCTGGGATCGTTCCTCCCCTGGGACGTGAACCCCCTCTTTTTTCGTATAGGCCAAATCCAGGCGAGCATTGCCGCCGACTATCCCCAGGTGGTGTACGCCAACGTTTGGGGGGCGCTGCAAGGGCATCCGGGTCAGCCCAATCCCCTCATCTGGAGTCCGGGGCAATACTTTCCTGGTGACGACCTGGATTGTGTCCACCTGAACGATTCCGGGTACGCTGTGTTTATTGACGCTGTATTTGACAGGCTTCTGGGGCCTGGTTAG
- a CDS encoding lysoplasmalogenase: MTSVAGLSILILFLATGAIWSDVADRRQLHYLLKPLSTILIIGLALVTAPAPRPFYATAIVVGLVFSLGGDIFLMLPQDRFLAGLISFLLAHLAYIAAFVSVAGFHLAPVFLASLLIYGIVLFQLLWPGMGKMRGPAFVYMLAILTMAWQAGGLWQSTGASGHMLAAVGALFFVLSDSLLAYNRFRHPIPGGRVLVLGTYYLAQWLIALSSNY, from the coding sequence GTGACATCAGTCGCTGGCTTATCCATTCTGATTCTGTTCCTGGCGACAGGAGCCATCTGGTCCGACGTGGCGGATCGCAGGCAGCTTCATTACTTGCTGAAACCCCTGTCTACCATCTTGATTATCGGTCTGGCACTGGTGACGGCCCCCGCGCCGCGCCCATTCTATGCCACGGCCATCGTCGTCGGTCTGGTCTTCTCGTTAGGCGGCGACATCTTCCTCATGCTGCCGCAAGACCGCTTCCTGGCAGGCCTGATCAGCTTCCTTCTGGCCCACCTGGCGTATATTGCCGCTTTCGTTTCCGTGGCCGGCTTCCACCTGGCTCCCGTTTTCCTCGCTTCCCTGCTGATTTATGGCATCGTCTTGTTTCAACTGCTCTGGCCGGGAATGGGGAAGATGCGCGGACCCGCTTTCGTGTACATGCTGGCGATTCTGACGATGGCCTGGCAGGCGGGCGGCCTGTGGCAAAGCACGGGCGCATCCGGCCATATGCTGGCCGCCGTTGGCGCGCTCTTTTTTGTTCTCTCGGATTCGCTCCTGGCCTATAACCGCTTCCGCCACCCTATCCCCGGCGGGCGTGTCCTGGTTCTGGGCACGTACTATCTGGCCCAATGGCTCATTGCCCTTTCAAGTAACTACTAA
- a CDS encoding ABC transporter ATP-binding protein, producing the protein MIEARNLTKQFDAFMAVRDLSLTVRKGELLALLGPNGAGKTTTVRMLSAILKPTSGHVRINGFDVVTQADQVRRSIGMLTEQPGLYSRMSGLEYLIFYGRLYGMTDADIKARGLSLFDRFAMPNTAHRRLGEYSKGMRQKVGIIRAMLHDPAVLLLDEPTSAMDPHSARLVRDAINELRQDKRAIILCTHNLAEAETLADRMAIIRQGEIVAYGAIPQLKQQLLGQPLLELRLDRSPNGQIPALSDLITIEAVSDRGLRFRTDDPERTNPRVVRRLMELGLGVVSLREVSQSLEEVYLRVIQQVDGRQTTGNGQQGTGNENDDA; encoded by the coding sequence ATGATTGAAGCGCGAAATTTGACAAAGCAATTTGACGCTTTCATGGCCGTGCGCGATTTGTCGCTGACGGTGCGGAAAGGGGAGTTACTGGCGTTGCTGGGGCCGAATGGTGCCGGCAAAACCACGACCGTCCGTATGCTCAGCGCCATTCTGAAACCGACCAGTGGACACGTCCGCATCAATGGTTTTGATGTTGTTACGCAGGCAGACCAGGTGCGGCGCAGCATTGGGATGCTCACCGAACAGCCCGGCCTTTACAGTCGCATGAGCGGCCTGGAATACCTCATCTTCTATGGGCGCCTCTATGGCATGACAGACGCGGACATCAAGGCGCGCGGGCTGAGCCTGTTTGACCGTTTTGCCATGCCGAATACGGCGCATCGTCGGCTGGGCGAGTATTCCAAGGGGATGCGGCAGAAAGTGGGCATCATCCGCGCCATGCTGCACGATCCTGCCGTCCTCCTGCTGGACGAACCCACTTCGGCGATGGACCCACACAGCGCCCGCCTGGTGCGCGACGCGATCAACGAACTGCGCCAGGACAAACGGGCCATCATCCTTTGCACGCACAATCTGGCGGAAGCGGAGACGCTGGCGGATAGGATGGCCATTATTCGCCAGGGCGAAATTGTGGCTTATGGCGCGATTCCGCAGTTGAAGCAGCAGTTATTGGGGCAGCCCTTGCTCGAATTGCGGTTGGATCGTTCTCCGAACGGGCAGATTCCAGCCCTGTCTGATCTGATCACGATTGAAGCGGTCAGCGACAGGGGTTTGCGTTTTCGCACCGATGACCCGGAGCGGACGAACCCGCGCGTGGTGCGGCGGCTGATGGAATTAGGATTGGGTGTGGTCTCACTCAGGGAAGTGTCGCAAAGCCTGGAGGAAGTCTATCTGCGCGTGATCCAGCAGGTGGATGGGCGACAAACGACGGGTAACGGACAACAGGGAACGGGAAACGAAAATGACGATGCTTGA
- a CDS encoding stage II sporulation protein M yields the protein MTMLEQLSTVEKSGRHGFNRDDVRMALIVTRREVRDSFRDWRIIIPILLLTLFFPALMNFTAGRMLGFVGQFGAELIAERLVPFLLLVVGFFPMSFSLVIALETFVGEKERKSLEPLLATPLTNVQLYVGKMMAAVIPPLLASYIGITVYLVGLAVTARWYAPRTLLVQALLITTVQGVVMVAGAVVVSSQTTSVRASNLLASFIIVPMALLLQAEAVALFYANYAGLWWVIVGLLVTAIVLVRMGIHLFNREELLGRDIDQIKLGWMFRFFWRRYVGRTEAGRIPGPLGWYRETWGVVGDLKMPAFTIAIVFFLSIVLGSVLARRYVFPPAIQVQMTGSTILDNLSFVQTIQPQLPFLIFMQNVRVVLLQAILGVFSFGVMGILVFMLPWSLLSFGAAQLAAAGQSPFAFLLATVIPHAIVELPALWLVAAAALRWQILLVAPPPDRTVSESWLAAAADFFRLLVGIALPLLLLSAFIEAYITPLVLQRVYGG from the coding sequence ATGACGATGCTTGAGCAACTGTCAACGGTAGAGAAAAGTGGCCGGCACGGTTTCAATCGTGATGACGTACGGATGGCCTTGATTGTGACGCGGCGCGAAGTGCGCGATTCGTTCCGCGATTGGCGCATTATCATCCCCATTTTGTTGCTGACATTGTTCTTTCCCGCGCTGATGAATTTTACGGCGGGGCGGATGCTCGGGTTTGTGGGGCAGTTTGGCGCGGAACTGATTGCGGAGCGACTGGTTCCGTTTTTGCTGCTGGTCGTGGGCTTCTTCCCCATGTCATTTTCGCTGGTGATCGCCTTGGAGACTTTCGTGGGGGAGAAGGAGCGCAAGAGTCTGGAGCCATTGTTGGCGACGCCGCTGACGAATGTGCAATTGTACGTGGGCAAGATGATGGCGGCGGTGATTCCGCCGCTGCTGGCCAGCTACATCGGCATTACCGTGTACCTGGTGGGCCTGGCCGTGACGGCGCGCTGGTATGCGCCGCGGACGTTGTTGGTGCAGGCGTTGTTGATTACGACGGTGCAGGGGGTGGTGATGGTGGCGGGGGCGGTGGTGGTCTCCAGTCAGACGACGAGTGTGCGGGCGTCGAATTTGTTGGCGAGTTTTATTATCGTGCCGATGGCGCTGCTGCTGCAGGCGGAGGCGGTGGCGCTGTTTTATGCGAATTATGCGGGGTTGTGGTGGGTTATTGTCGGGCTACTGGTGACGGCGATTGTGTTGGTGCGGATGGGAATTCATTTGTTCAATCGGGAGGAGTTGCTGGGGCGGGATATTGATCAGATTAAGCTGGGGTGGATGTTCCGTTTTTTCTGGCGGCGGTATGTGGGCCGGACGGAGGCGGGCAGGATTCCGGGTCCGTTGGGGTGGTATCGGGAGACGTGGGGGGTGGTGGGGGATTTGAAAATGCCGGCATTCACCATCGCCATCGTCTTTTTCTTGTCCATCGTCCTGGGCAGCGTCCTGGCGCGGCGTTACGTCTTTCCCCCGGCCATCCAGGTGCAGATGACGGGCAGCACCATTCTCGACAACCTTAGCTTCGTGCAAACCATCCAGCCCCAACTCCCCTTCCTCATCTTCATGCAGAACGTGCGCGTCGTGCTGCTCCAGGCGATTCTGGGCGTTTTTTCCTTTGGCGTTATGGGCATTCTCGTATTCATGCTCCCCTGGTCGCTGCTCAGCTTTGGCGCGGCGCAGCTAGCCGCCGCCGGGCAAAGCCCCTTCGCCTTCTTGTTGGCGACCGTCATCCCCCATGCCATTGTGGAACTCCCCGCGTTGTGGCTGGTGGCCGCCGCCGCGCTGCGGTGGCAAATTCTCCTGGTTGCGCCGCCGCCCGACCGGACCGTGAGCGAAAGCTGGCTGGCCGCCGCCGCCGATTTCTTCCGCCTGCTCGTGGGCATTGCGCTCCCCCTGCTCCTCCTGTCCGCGTTTATTGAGGCGTATATCACGCCGCTGGTTCTGCAGCGTGTTTATGGGGGTTGA